TTGGCGAACCACTGGATGAAGCGGGTTTCGAGCAGAACCTGACGGTAGTTGTCCAGGGTGGGGGCCTGGGGGAGGAAGCTGAGGTTGAACAGCTCCTGAAAACCCTTGAGGCTGGTCAGCAGCATCCACATGAAGGGAAACAGCGTGACCACGATGCCCACGGTCAGCACCAGATAGGCCAGCAGCAGCGGGGTGTTGACGCGGCGACGGGGACGAGGATTGCCGGCAGAGTCACGGGCATCGGGGGTGGGCAGCGTCGTGGTCATGCGGCCTTCCTATCGGTGCAGGCTGGCGTGGAGGGCTGGGGACGCCCCATCCTGGGGCGTCTGATCTGCAGGGAGGTCATACGTCGTACCGCCGGGTGAGGAAGCGCAACTGGAAGAGGGTGATGGCCAGGATGATCACGAACAGCACCACGGTGATGGCCGAGGCGTAGCCCATCTGGTAGCGGCCAAAGGCCATCTGGTAGATGTACAGCGCCACCGTGGTGGTGCTGCCCAGCGGCCCGCCCTGATCGGTGAAGTTCAGGTTGACCACCTGCGTGAACAGTTGCAGGTAAGCGATGGTTCCGGTGACCACGCTGAAGACGATGGTGGGGTTGAGCAGCGGCCAGGTGATCTTCCAGAACGCCTGCGAACTGCCCGCCCCGTCGATCTCGGCGGCCTCGTAGTAGCTGCGGGGAATGGCCGAGAGCCCGGCCAGGAACAGCACGATCTGAAAGCCCAGGTTCTGCCACACCACCAGCGCGGCGGTGGTGGCCAGCGCCTGCTCGGGGGAGGTCAGGAAGTTCTGCGGTGGGATGTGCAGCCAGATCAGGAAGGTATTGACCGGACCGAACTGCGGGCTGAACAACCACTGCCAGACCCAGGCGGCGGCCACGATGGGCGTGACGTAGGGGGCGAAGTACAGCGCCCGGAACAGGCCGCGCAGGGCGCGGATCTTGTTGAGCATCAGGGCGACCACCAGTCCCAGCGC
This sequence is a window from Deinococcus humi. Protein-coding genes within it:
- a CDS encoding carbohydrate ABC transporter permease, which gives rise to MTTRVSPPERGGGSMRRHQTRTAYTFLLIPLVFFLIVRFLPTLSALRLSLFDWNILKEQQPFVGTENYQRLLTDEKFAQALKNTALYTVIGVPAQIALGLVVALMLNKIRALRGLFRALYFAPYVTPIVAAAWVWQWLFSPQFGPVNTFLIWLHIPPQNFLTSPEQALATTAALVVWQNLGFQIVLFLAGLSAIPRSYYEAAEIDGAGSSQAFWKITWPLLNPTIVFSVVTGTIAYLQLFTQVVNLNFTDQGGPLGSTTTVALYIYQMAFGRYQMGYASAITVVLFVIILAITLFQLRFLTRRYDV